A section of the Paenibacillus yonginensis genome encodes:
- a CDS encoding glycerophosphodiester phosphodiesterase, with protein MNLYAAGNTSFPLITAHTGCMGTLDNTLESVRRGIELGADVIEEDIRVTQDGVAVLAHDDLWTGAGGGQIRISQTRYAELRKLEVVAHHAGKKGSMSFSTLEDLLRIIRSSGRMANLDLKTDEAVEAAAELVRRLDMFDQVFLSGCEAERARLAESRQPKLNKLLNADAKLFMAVAYDQAVKQTCQDALAASCFGINIYHEFITPALVEQAEVSGLAVYAWTVNEPVLMELYADMGVASITARNVEALVQLKLKRSP; from the coding sequence ATGAATCTTTATGCCGCAGGCAACACTTCTTTTCCTTTAATTACGGCTCATACAGGCTGTATGGGCACCTTGGACAATACGCTTGAATCCGTACGCAGAGGCATAGAGCTCGGCGCCGACGTGATCGAAGAGGATATACGGGTGACCCAAGACGGGGTTGCCGTTTTGGCGCATGATGATCTATGGACCGGAGCGGGCGGAGGACAAATCCGTATTTCGCAAACCCGCTATGCCGAACTTCGGAAGCTGGAGGTGGTGGCCCATCACGCCGGGAAAAAAGGGAGCATGTCCTTCAGCACGCTTGAGGACCTGTTAAGGATCATCCGATCATCCGGAAGAATGGCCAATCTCGATCTGAAAACCGATGAAGCCGTTGAAGCCGCAGCGGAGCTTGTCCGCAGACTGGACATGTTCGACCAGGTATTTTTGTCCGGGTGCGAAGCAGAGCGCGCCCGGCTTGCCGAAAGTCGGCAGCCTAAGCTGAATAAACTCCTGAATGCTGACGCCAAACTTTTTATGGCTGTGGCTTATGATCAGGCAGTCAAGCAAACCTGTCAGGATGCTCTGGCCGCCTCATGTTTCGGGATCAACATTTATCATGAATTTATAACCCCGGCGCTTGTGGAGCAAGCTGAGGTTTCGGGACTTGCGGTGTATGCCTGGACTGTAAACGAACCGGTGCTCATGGAGCTGTACGCCGATATGGGGGTAGCTTCCATAACCGCAAGGAATGTGGAAGCTCTGGTGCAGCTCAAGCTTAAGCGGTCCCCATAA
- a CDS encoding extracellular solute-binding protein: MFNKKTAFTLLTSLVLAGSLLAGCGDKKTAESAPAGSASAGAGTPSAAQSSDFSFYYTGSQNVDDLWKALIPMFEEKNPDIKVKPVYVASGTAAQPTYDKILAARQAGKGSGGVDLYESGIDDVTKGQKDDLWDTLGADQIANLNNVDQQTLQDVSNLAIPYRSSAVLLAYNSDKVSNPPKTLDELYDWIRSNPEKFAYNDPSTGGAGSSFVTTSIYKFLPEEAIHNSDPSIESQWTQGFDLLKDLGKYVYGKGIYPKKNQGTLDLLASGEVDMIPAWSDMVLDQLDKGQLPSSIKMQQVTPGFNGGPTYLMVPKESTKKDAVYKFLDFVLSPEAQEVVVNKMHGFPGIKLSSMPQEIQDSFKGASEGFRTFSLGDLGTEINKRWQSEVAAQ; this comes from the coding sequence ATGTTCAACAAGAAAACCGCTTTTACGCTGCTGACGAGTTTGGTTCTGGCCGGCTCCCTGCTTGCAGGCTGCGGCGATAAGAAAACGGCTGAATCAGCTCCGGCAGGCAGTGCAAGTGCAGGGGCGGGGACTCCGTCGGCAGCCCAGTCTTCAGATTTTTCTTTCTACTATACAGGTTCGCAGAATGTGGATGATTTGTGGAAGGCGCTTATTCCGATGTTTGAAGAGAAAAATCCGGACATCAAAGTAAAACCCGTTTACGTCGCTTCAGGCACGGCGGCCCAGCCTACCTACGATAAAATTCTGGCCGCCAGGCAGGCCGGCAAAGGTTCCGGCGGTGTTGACCTGTATGAAAGCGGGATTGATGACGTGACTAAAGGACAGAAAGATGACCTTTGGGATACTCTCGGCGCCGATCAAATCGCTAACCTGAACAATGTCGACCAGCAGACGCTGCAGGACGTTTCCAATCTGGCGATTCCATACCGTTCTTCCGCAGTTCTGCTTGCTTATAACAGCGACAAAGTCTCCAACCCGCCGAAAACATTGGACGAGCTGTACGACTGGATCCGCAGCAACCCGGAGAAATTTGCTTATAACGATCCTTCCACGGGCGGAGCAGGCAGCTCTTTCGTAACGACATCCATTTATAAATTCCTGCCTGAGGAGGCGATCCACAATTCTGACCCAAGCATTGAAAGCCAGTGGACGCAAGGTTTTGATCTTTTGAAAGACCTCGGCAAATATGTTTACGGCAAAGGCATCTATCCTAAGAAAAACCAGGGCACGCTTGACCTGCTGGCCAGCGGCGAAGTGGACATGATCCCGGCCTGGTCCGATATGGTGCTCGACCAGCTCGACAAAGGACAGCTTCCCTCCTCCATCAAAATGCAGCAGGTTACGCCCGGCTTTAACGGCGGCCCGACTTATCTGATGGTTCCTAAAGAGTCCACCAAGAAAGACGCCGTCTACAAATTCCTGGACTTTGTTTTGTCGCCGGAAGCTCAAGAAGTAGTGGTTAACAAAATGCACGGCTTCCCGGGCATCAAGCTGTCCAGTATGCCGCAGGAGATTCAGGATTCGTTTAAAGGCGCCTCCGAAGGCTTCCGGACCTTCAGCCTGGGCGATTTGGGCACGGAAATCAACAAAAGATGGCAAAGCGAAGTTGCTGCCCAATGA
- a CDS encoding cellulase family glycosylhydrolase encodes MKVKKAFSFIFAFTLIFGLLQFGNQPKAEAAAIGASDFLKTSGTLVKNNYGNGSVVSLHGTNLGGWLLGENWMSPLGGTDEWTVRSTLINRFGEAATDSIITSYQDTWIQAGDLDNIKNLGLNLVRVPIYWENLMNRDGSMKSDSVSFRKLDWLVSEAGARGIYVMLDLHGVPGNMNGWQSGGRDGANELWSNPTYQDWTVKIWQRLANHYKGNPVIAGYDLLNEPVSNNSSLSISQMYDRLYKAVRAIDPDHIIVVEAFGYWNNIVAPSTYGWTNTVYELHNYDWNDKDYNSQNNSINQWFADIASHQQSWNVPVFAGEFTLFEFNDLWEKYLSGLDALNVSWTNWTYKITGGGNWGLYNNNSNPFPNINSDSVDTIKSKYAKFATSFHQKNTALQNIVKAYAQLNTPSSIKAVANGKYVTAENSGNEPLVANRDSVDAWEKFIMIANADGTVSFLSMANNKYVTADLNQGGRLIARAQGIAAWEKFRKTTNADGTVSFQAVANNKYVTCDLNAATPVLVASRDSVGGAWEAFTVTTAP; translated from the coding sequence TTGAAAGTCAAAAAAGCCTTTTCGTTCATTTTCGCCTTCACCTTGATCTTCGGTTTGCTGCAATTTGGCAACCAGCCCAAAGCCGAAGCAGCAGCGATTGGAGCAAGCGACTTTTTGAAGACAAGCGGTACACTCGTTAAAAATAACTATGGGAACGGCAGCGTCGTCAGTCTTCACGGAACGAACCTGGGCGGTTGGCTGCTTGGGGAGAACTGGATGTCGCCGCTTGGCGGGACGGATGAGTGGACAGTCCGCTCCACGCTGATCAACCGTTTCGGCGAAGCCGCAACGGACAGTATTATCACAAGTTATCAGGATACCTGGATTCAGGCCGGCGATCTGGACAATATCAAGAACCTGGGGTTAAACCTCGTCCGTGTTCCGATCTATTGGGAGAATCTGATGAACCGGGACGGCTCCATGAAATCGGACAGCGTTTCGTTCCGGAAGCTGGATTGGCTCGTGTCTGAAGCGGGTGCCCGGGGGATTTATGTCATGCTGGACCTGCATGGCGTGCCGGGGAACATGAACGGCTGGCAAAGCGGGGGACGTGACGGGGCAAACGAGCTGTGGAGCAACCCGACCTATCAGGATTGGACGGTCAAAATCTGGCAGCGTCTCGCGAACCACTACAAAGGCAACCCGGTCATCGCCGGTTACGATCTGCTGAATGAGCCGGTGAGCAACAATTCCAGCCTCTCCATCAGCCAAATGTACGACCGGTTATACAAAGCGGTCCGAGCCATCGACCCTGACCATATCATCGTAGTGGAAGCTTTCGGTTACTGGAATAATATCGTAGCTCCTTCTACCTACGGCTGGACCAATACCGTTTATGAGCTCCACAACTACGATTGGAACGACAAGGACTATAACAGCCAGAACAACAGCATCAACCAATGGTTTGCGGATATCGCCTCGCATCAGCAGAGCTGGAATGTTCCTGTTTTTGCCGGTGAATTCACGTTGTTCGAGTTTAATGACTTATGGGAAAAATATCTGTCCGGTTTGGACGCGCTGAATGTCTCCTGGACGAATTGGACTTACAAAATTACGGGCGGCGGCAATTGGGGCCTGTATAACAACAACTCTAACCCGTTCCCGAATATCAACAGCGACAGTGTGGACACGATCAAAAGTAAATACGCCAAATTTGCGACGAGCTTTCATCAGAAGAATACCGCTCTGCAAAATATCGTAAAGGCCTATGCACAGCTGAACACGCCTTCCAGCATCAAAGCCGTAGCCAACGGCAAATACGTAACGGCTGAAAATTCCGGCAATGAGCCGCTGGTTGCGAACCGTGACTCGGTGGATGCGTGGGAGAAGTTCATCATGATTGCCAATGCGGACGGAACGGTCTCCTTTTTATCCATGGCCAACAATAAATATGTAACGGCAGACTTGAACCAGGGCGGCAGGCTGATTGCCAGAGCACAAGGGATTGCGGCCTGGGAGAAGTTCCGCAAGACCACCAATGCGGACGGAACCGTATCGTTCCAGGCGGTAGCCAATAACAAGTACGTTACCTGCGATCTGAACGCCGCAACACCGGTGCTTGTGGCAAGCCGAGACAGCGTTGGCGGCGCATGGGAGGCTTTTACGGTAACCACGGCTCCATAA
- a CDS encoding ABC transporter permease: MSKPFKRGMLGLALVLPSFLILVFIVVLPIIGSLKVSLTNEQGGYDFSNYRYLFTDKLMRSNIIFTLEVTLVSSVLVLLISYALAVYMRFNDGLAVRWIRRMYMIPIFIPAVIATYGMIQLLGNHGWAARILYHMGDDSFPRIIFDMKGIIIANLWFNIPFTTMLLGSALSGVPDAVIESAKDVGAGKLRIFFKLIIPLTYKTLLVAATFVFMGVIGSFTAPFLVGPNAPQMLGVSMEQVFGVFQDRQLAAAMAFFTFLLCSFIGYFYIRSMIKEEGMRQS, translated from the coding sequence ATGAGCAAACCGTTCAAAAGGGGGATGCTGGGGTTAGCCTTGGTGCTCCCTTCCTTTCTAATCTTGGTGTTTATCGTCGTGCTGCCGATCATCGGTTCTTTGAAAGTAAGCCTTACGAATGAACAGGGCGGCTATGATTTCTCTAACTACCGCTACCTGTTCACCGATAAGCTGATGCGCTCCAACATTATTTTTACGCTTGAGGTGACTTTAGTCTCCTCGGTGCTTGTCCTGCTGATCAGTTACGCGCTCGCCGTCTATATGAGGTTTAATGACGGTTTGGCTGTTCGCTGGATACGCCGGATGTATATGATCCCGATATTTATACCGGCGGTAATCGCAACCTACGGCATGATTCAGCTGCTTGGCAATCACGGCTGGGCCGCCCGAATTTTGTACCATATGGGGGACGATAGTTTCCCTCGGATTATTTTTGATATGAAAGGCATCATCATCGCCAATTTGTGGTTCAACATTCCCTTTACAACCATGCTGCTCGGCTCCGCGTTATCTGGCGTTCCCGATGCCGTGATCGAAAGCGCAAAGGACGTAGGGGCGGGCAAGCTGCGGATCTTTTTCAAGCTGATTATCCCGCTGACTTATAAAACGCTTCTTGTAGCCGCTACTTTTGTATTTATGGGTGTCATCGGTTCGTTTACAGCGCCTTTCCTGGTCGGACCCAACGCGCCGCAAATGCTCGGAGTTTCGATGGAGCAGGTCTTCGGCGTCTTTCAGGACCGCCAGCTTGCAGCGGCTATGGCCTTTTTCACCTTCCTGCTCTGTTCGTTTATCGGTTATTTCTATATTCGATCGATGATCAAAGAAGAAGGGATGCGCCAGTCATGA
- a CDS encoding CehA/McbA family metallohydrolase, producing the protein MSWLACELHTHTFHSDGKQSLQELAAGAKSLGFDCIALTDHNTMTGLADKEEVERATGISIIPGMEWTTFFGHMVTIGLDRYVDWRPVGPGDLHAGLAKVHDQGGIAGMAHPFRPGSPMCTGCYWEFEVSDWNDIDYIEVWSTTFAPLKNNNARAYRFWTDKLNEGFRLAATSGRDWHHQEPTDEPLSVTYLHLEDSDAPLRDRAIRALSSGRASVTLGPRLDLQISRDGRSFGIGDIVPRFDSSRQPNDQRDAPVLSSSGFFPDLPSRVQVRAAADFAARSGHWELPEQTFTIKLDSNTGVLFEGSLDRDKPLTTAEISPNQLTWLRAELWGIIRGVRTLIAFTNAVYFE; encoded by the coding sequence ATGAGCTGGCTGGCTTGCGAGCTGCATACGCATACGTTTCACAGCGATGGAAAACAATCTTTGCAGGAGCTTGCCGCAGGCGCCAAGTCGCTTGGTTTTGACTGTATCGCCCTGACGGATCACAACACCATGACGGGACTTGCGGACAAAGAGGAAGTCGAACGGGCAACCGGGATTTCCATTATTCCAGGGATGGAGTGGACGACGTTTTTCGGGCATATGGTCACGATCGGGCTTGACCGGTACGTCGATTGGCGGCCGGTGGGTCCGGGGGATCTGCACGCAGGACTCGCCAAGGTTCATGACCAAGGCGGGATTGCCGGCATGGCGCATCCTTTTCGACCGGGGAGCCCGATGTGCACGGGCTGTTATTGGGAATTCGAGGTCAGCGACTGGAACGATATCGATTATATTGAAGTCTGGTCAACCACTTTTGCACCGCTCAAAAACAACAACGCCAGAGCCTACCGGTTCTGGACGGACAAGTTAAACGAAGGATTTCGTTTGGCGGCCACTTCCGGTCGGGACTGGCATCATCAGGAGCCAACGGATGAGCCGTTGTCCGTCACCTACCTGCACCTTGAAGACAGCGATGCTCCCCTGAGAGACCGGGCGATCCGCGCCTTGTCGTCAGGAAGAGCTTCCGTGACGCTGGGACCGCGGCTTGATCTTCAAATCAGCCGGGACGGGAGGTCTTTCGGGATAGGCGACATAGTCCCCAGGTTTGACAGCAGCCGGCAACCGAATGACCAGCGGGACGCCCCCGTTTTGTCCTCCTCTGGTTTTTTCCCGGACCTGCCTTCACGGGTTCAAGTCCGGGCCGCTGCTGATTTTGCTGCGAGAAGCGGACATTGGGAGCTGCCGGAGCAGACCTTCACGATTAAGCTGGACAGTAATACAGGCGTTTTGTTTGAAGGTTCGCTGGATCGGGACAAACCGCTAACTACGGCTGAAATTTCACCGAACCAGCTGACATGGCTTCGCGCTGAATTATGGGGCATCATCCGCGGCGTAAGAACTTTAATTGCGTTTACGAACGCCGTTTATTTTGAGTAG